In Leptolyngbya sp. SIO1E4, one DNA window encodes the following:
- a CDS encoding urease accessory protein UreF, with amino-acid sequence MQGVIQNSADLLHWLSQELATGAIRVETAIMGWGYEAAAEQNSATLEDWNQWLSAFRETEEMRSQSWQMGRSLLRLFSDLEPALAERLPKGMRQGNCNYAIAYGIVAQAWEMPLEVAGLAYLQSWAANLISVGVRVVPLGQTEGQRLLRQLTDPLQAAHAAIQTLTPADLTACSWGVSLASMQHETQYSRLFRS; translated from the coding sequence ATGCAAGGGGTGATTCAGAACAGTGCAGATTTGCTGCACTGGCTTTCTCAAGAGCTGGCTACGGGGGCCATTCGGGTCGAAACAGCCATTATGGGGTGGGGCTATGAGGCTGCTGCTGAGCAAAATTCAGCCACCCTTGAGGATTGGAACCAGTGGCTGTCAGCCTTTCGAGAAACGGAAGAGATGCGATCGCAGAGTTGGCAGATGGGGCGATCGCTGCTGCGCCTCTTCTCAGATCTGGAGCCTGCCCTGGCCGAGAGGCTACCTAAAGGGATGCGGCAAGGAAACTGTAACTACGCGATCGCCTACGGCATTGTTGCCCAGGCCTGGGAGATGCCTTTAGAGGTGGCAGGGTTGGCCTACCTCCAGAGTTGGGCCGCCAATTTGATCAGTGTAGGGGTGCGGGTCGTCCCCTTGGGGCAAACCGAAGGGCAGCGACTCCTGAGACAGCTGACTGATCCATTACAGGCGGCCCATGCCGCCATCCAAACCCTCACCCCAGCAGACTTGACGGCCTGTAGCTGGGGGGTTTCCCTCGCGAGTATGCAGCACGAAACCCAGTACAGCCGTCTTTTTCGGAGCTAG
- a CDS encoding urease accessory protein UreD — MARNNLAHGTTVHDAPQSWHGKAALTYCRQGDRTVPQVQTQAPLKVQRPFYPEGPAVCHSVLLHTAGGMVGGDRLTYDIHLTPGTHALITTAAAAKIYSDHPQPAQVNGTVRVDTGACLEWLPQEAIVFEGAQYHPSWRIELAPEAHWLGWDILRLGRTARGEQFRRGAVRSHCEVWQDGTRIWLDPQHLVGSETLWQSPHALGTCPVLATLTWVGAWPDTALITAARDAWETLPTSTGTAGVTRLQRGLLCRYRGQSTREARRWFTTVWNHLRPHYAERTCTLPRVWQR, encoded by the coding sequence TTGGCTCGCAACAATTTAGCCCACGGCACTACCGTCCACGATGCCCCCCAATCCTGGCACGGGAAAGCGGCGCTAACCTATTGCCGACAGGGCGATCGCACCGTGCCCCAGGTGCAAACCCAGGCTCCGCTTAAAGTGCAGCGCCCATTTTATCCAGAGGGGCCAGCGGTCTGTCATTCAGTCTTGCTACATACTGCAGGGGGCATGGTAGGGGGCGATCGCTTAACCTACGACATTCACCTCACCCCAGGCACCCATGCCCTCATCACCACCGCTGCCGCCGCCAAAATTTATAGCGATCATCCCCAACCGGCCCAGGTAAACGGCACCGTGCGGGTAGACACAGGGGCCTGCTTAGAATGGCTCCCTCAAGAAGCCATTGTGTTTGAAGGTGCCCAATATCATCCCAGTTGGCGAATTGAGTTGGCCCCAGAGGCCCACTGGCTGGGGTGGGATATTCTACGGCTAGGACGCACCGCTAGGGGAGAGCAGTTTCGGCGAGGCGCGGTGCGATCGCACTGTGAGGTGTGGCAAGACGGCACTCGCATCTGGCTCGATCCACAACACCTAGTCGGCAGTGAAACCCTTTGGCAAAGTCCCCATGCCTTAGGAACCTGCCCGGTTCTGGCAACGCTGACTTGGGTTGGGGCTTGGCCCGACACCGCCCTCATCACCGCTGCCCGAGACGCCTGGGAGACCCTACCAACCTCCACTGGCACCGCTGGAGTCACACGCCTACAGCGGGGACTGCTCTGCCGTTATCGGGGGCAGTCAACAAGAGAGGCCCGGCGCTGGTTCACCACCGTTTGGAACCATCTGCGGCCCCACTATGCAGAGCGCACCTGTACACTGCCTCGGGTCTGGCAGCGTTAG
- a CDS encoding replication restart DNA helicase PriA: MNDSSHIVNCPNCGGHATRHYLSEQVLVRTQCPHCDYLMITCQKTGNVVEAYAPGLVAAHR, from the coding sequence ATGAACGATTCATCTCATATTGTTAATTGCCCCAACTGTGGCGGTCACGCGACTCGCCACTATCTCTCTGAGCAAGTCTTAGTGCGAACTCAGTGTCCTCATTGTGATTATTTGATGATTACCTGTCAGAAGACTGGCAATGTTGTTGAAGCCTATGCGCCTGGCTTAGTTGCGGCTCACAGGTAA